A part of Populus alba chromosome 8, ASM523922v2, whole genome shotgun sequence genomic DNA contains:
- the LOC118039873 gene encoding uncharacterized protein, with protein MDCKKFIQLVEEKKKRALERKEAPLKWEQKLEAAAKAKADAEAKVRKQRPAKHKRRSVSNSDTDSDSEISDGRKSRKRTHKKHRKHFHSDSGENEKRREKKPKQKSRRQSSVSSDEFQSDSEEERRKRKHRRHRHHRNSRSDSSDNDSSSHDDEAVKRRSRSKHHKRQRQSESSASDSSSNEDNGAIRRRAHSKHHKCHHHRSESYESGSSGDEHRTSHAKHNKRHQISHSMDSRSSDSDGFGHDRRSRYLGKSSDDNVEEADKLLRHKKSGHHRRNHDKHKHHHSDDEKNHHLHRKDEDHSHQHAEENNGNHAGQADTMVV; from the coding sequence atggaCTGCAAGAAGTTCATCCAGTTggtagaggaaaaaaagaagagagcttTGGAGAGGAAAGAAGCCCCTTTGAAATGGGAGCAGAAGTTAGAAGCTGCTGCAAAGGCAAAGGCTGATGCTGAAGCCAAAGTTAGGAAGCAAAGGCCTGCAAAGCATAAAAGAAGATCTGTATCAAACTCGGATACTGATAGCGATAGTGAAATCAGTGATGGGAGAAAGAGTAGGAAGAGAACTCACAAGAAGCACCGGAAGCACTTCCACTCTGATTCAGGTGAGAATGAGAAGAGGAGGGAAAAGAAACCCAAGCAAAAGTCAAGGAGACAGTCCTCAGTGTCAAGTGATGAATTCCAGTCTGATTCTgaagaagagaggagaaagagaaaacATAGAAGACACAGGCATCATCGCAATTCAAGATCAGATTCTAGTGATAATGATTCTTCAAGCCATGATGATGAAGCTGTCAAGAGGAGAAGCCGATCAAAGCATCACAAACGGCAACGGCAATCAGAATCTAGTGCTTCAGATTCTTCAAGCAATGAAGACAATGGTGCTATCAGGAGGAGAGCTCATTCAAAGCACCACAAATGCCACCATCACCGCTCTGAGTCATATGAGTCAGGTTCCTCAGGCGATGAACACAGGACTAGTCATGCAAAGCATAATAAGCGTCATCAAATATCACACAGCATGGATTCAAGGTCATCGGATTCTGATGGGTTTGGGCATGACCGAAGGAGCAGATATTTGGGAAAGTCATCAGATGACAATGTTGAAGAAGCAGACAAACTACTAAGGCACAAGAAATCTGGTCATCATCGACGCAACCATGACAAGCACAAACACCATCACTCTGATGATGAGAAAAATCACCATTTGCACCGAAAAGATGAAGATCATTCTCACCAGCACGCTGAAGAGAACAATGGAAATCATGCAGGGCAAGCAGATACAATGGTGGTCTAG
- the LOC118039872 gene encoding vacuolar-sorting protein BRO1, translated as MAGQSSSTSTATNIMLAIHEKKTNPLDLYRPLRNYISMFYSEREAQNLEDDLQTVKQYRSDLERQPDPSPTSRRDLLQKYFKALCLIETRFPISPDSDHINTVTFVWYDAFKQKQKASQQNIHLEKAAVLFNLGAVYSQMGLSFDRATVEGRRQAIHAFIAAAGSFAFLRDNAATKASMGTSTTVDLSIECVGMLERLMLAQAQECVFENTIAKGSTPGVCAKISRQVGLYYEEALAALNVASLKDHFDKGWIAHVQLKAALFYAEACYRYSLELHEKEEIAEEIARLKSGSSTLAEVKKSSRGAAAQILDAISKLEANINRNLDRAVKENDRVYLMRVPSPSSLPPLPAFSMVKIMPMNEVLDASKEKMFASLVPDSSAKALSRYTEMVDDIIRTQAEKLQQGSELTRVRLKEMDLPDSILSLEGNYTLPTDLKEDVEAVQISGGPAGLEAELQQLMDLRRVNHELLVQTEELLQKEATEDAQFRSQFGTRWTRPQSSTLTKNLQDRLNRFAANLKQAADSDARIERSVRDHSAFMSILDRRPIESALPTLARPIMSLDANEDAIVGALKQSLRQLETLGAQRAGLEDMLKEMKRKDDVLPKLMTSTGSYEDLFRKEIAKYDPIREDIAQNIEAQEQLLLQIQAQNEEFSAVFNLEDYKASREKCYKQIQAAIAKYREIKENINEGLKFYVTLQDAITNIKQQCSDFVMTRNIQCREMIEDVQRQMAGLSFQDRKNTGSYSYPAVNQPHQTPRSSSQPPSDPQNVPHPRSQTSYYQPHEQSTMPAYAHHPSAYTAPQQPPPYHIPPAPGAPYPPPQVQQPTSQEYGQPAYPGWRGPYYNAHGQQSGSLPRPPYTIPGPYPPHQGYYKQ; from the exons ATGGCTGGCCAATCCTCATCCACATCTACGGCCACTAACATCATGCTAGCAATTCACGAGAAAAAGACAAACCCCCTCGACCTCTACCGTCCTCTCCGCAACTACATCTCCATGTTCTACTCCGAACGCGAAGCTCAAAACCTCGAAGACGATCTCCAAACCGTCAAACAGTACCGTTCCGATCTTGAACGCCAACCCGACCCGTCCCCTACTTCCCGCCGCGACCTCCTCCAAAAATACTTTAAAGCCCTCTGTTTAATCGAAACCCGATTCCCAATCTCCCCCGATAGCGATCACATCAATACGGTCACGTTTGTCTGGTACGATGCGTTTAAGCAAAAACAGAAAGCGTCGCAACAGAATATTCATTTAGAGAAGGCTGCTGTGCTTTTTAATTTGGGTGCCGTTTATAGTCAGATGGGGTTGTCGTTTGATCGGGCCACGGTGGAGGGGAGGAGACAGGCGATTCATGCGTTTATTGCTGCCGCTGGATCGTTTGCTTTCTTGAGAGATAATGCGGCAACGAAAGCGTCCATGGGGACGAGTACGACGGTTGATTTGTCTATCGAGTGTGTTGGGATGTTGGAGAGGTTGATGCTTGCACAAGCGCAGGAGTGTGTTTTTGAGAATACTATTGCTAAAGGGAGTACGCCGGGTGTTTGTGCCAAGATTTCTCGGCAG GTTGGGTTGTACTACGAGGAAGCCTTAGCAGCACTGAATGTTGCATCTCTAAAAGATCATTTTGACAAGGGTTGGATTGCCCATGTCCAACTAAAAGCAGCTCTGTTCTATGCGGAAGCCTGTTACCGGTATAGTCTGGAGCTTCATGAGAAAGAAGAAATTGCAGAAGAAATTGCACGGTTGAAGAGTGGGTCTAGTACGTTAGCAGAGGTGAAGAAAAGTTCAAGGGGGGCTGCAGCACAGATTCTGGATGCAATTAGCAAGCTGGAAGCTAATATCAACCGCAATCTGGACAGGGCTGTCAAGGAAAATGATAGAGTTTACCTCATGAGGGTTCCTTCCCCTAGTTCCTTACCCCCTCTCCCAGCATTTTCCATGGTAAAGATCATGCCAATGAACGAGGTACTTGATGCCAGCAAGGAAAAGATGTTTGCTAGTCTTGTTCCGGACAGCAGTGCAAAAGCTCTTTCAAGGTACACTGAAATGGTCGATGATATTATCAGGACACAAGCTGAAAAATTGCAACAAGGGAGTGAGCTAACTCGAGTGAGGCTCAAAGAAATGGACCTGCCAGATTCAATTCTTTCTTTGGAAGGAAACTATACGCTTCCAACAGATCTTAAAGAAGATGTGGAAGCAGTGCAGATTAGTGGGGGGCCAGCTGGCCTTGAAGCTGAGTTACAGCAACTTATGGATTTGAGGAGGGTAAACCATGAATTGCTGGTTCAGACCGAGGAACTTCTGCAGAAGGAAGCAACAGAAGATGCCCAATTTAGAAGTCAATTTGGGACACGGTGGACTAGGCCCCAATCCAGCACTTTGACAAAGAACTTGCAGGATAGATTAAATAGGTTTGCAGCCAACTTAAAGCAAGCTGCAGATAGCGATGCCAGAATTGAGCGCTCCGTGAGGGATCATTCTGCATTCATGTCAATTCTTGATCGCCGACCG ATAGAATCTGCACTTCCAACTTTAGCCAGGCCAATAATGTCTTTGGATGCTAATGAAGATGCTATAGTGGGAGCCTTGAAGCAGAGCTTG AGGCAATTGGAGACTCTTGGGGCTCAACGAGCTGGTCTCGAGGACATGCTCAAAGAGATGAAACGGAAG GATGATGTCCTGCCAAAGCTGATGACATCCACTGGGTCCTATGAAGATCTTTTCAGAAAAGAGATAGCAAAATATGATCCCATCCGTGAAGACATTGCACAAAATATTGAGGCGCAAGAACAGTTGTTGCTGCAAATTCAG GCTCAAAATGAAGAGTTTTCTGCTGTCTTCAATCTTGAAGATTACAaag CATCTCGTGAGAAGTGTTATAAGCAAATACAGGCTGCCATAGCCAAGTATCGAGAAATAAAGGAGAACATCAACGAGGGATTGAAGTTTTATGTTACTCTTCAG GACGCCATCACCAATATCAAACAGCAGTGCAGTGATTTTGTGATGACCAGAAATATCCAGTGTCGAGAAATGATTGAAGATGTGCAAAGACAAATGGCTGGACTAAGTTTTCAAGATCGTAAGAACACAGGCTCGTACAGCTATCCTGCAGTAAACCAGCCCCATCAGACTCCAAGATCCAGTTCGCAGCCTCCATCGGATCCTCAAAATGTTCCACATCCTCGCTCCCAAACATCGTACTACCAGCCTCATGAGCAATCTACAATGCCTGCTTATGCCCACCATCCATCCGCTTATACAGCACCACAACAACCTCCTCCCTATCATATCCCCCCCGCTCCTGGTGCTCCTTACCCACCCCCACAGGTTCAACAACCAACAAGCCAGGAGTATGGCCAGCCTGCCTATCCAGGGTGGCGGGGCCCATATTACAATGCCCATGGACAACAATCTGGATCTCTCCCTCGGCCTCCATACACTATTCCAGGTCCATACCCTCCTCACCAAGGCTACTATAAACAATAG
- the LOC118039871 gene encoding GDSL esterase/lipase 6, with protein sequence MEKLFLILLLLSSCSLSVSSANVSAIFIFGDSIFDAGNNHFNKNCSAQADFPPYGSSFFHRPTGRFTNGRTIADFISQFLGIEFQKPFLEAQLAVVNGSRKDYPSNGINFASAGSGVLQATNPDWGVISIQQQLRQFQALVQQNQIDKELVQNSLFLVESGSNDIFNYFLPYDTPTLDPGAFVQAMLTEVGDLIDQIYKLGARRIALFSLGPVGCIPARALLPGAPVDKCFGKMNLMVKKYNKGLESLVNDMPIKYPGAVGVFGAVYDIVQRFRAIPAQYRFSDVTNACCGDGTLGGLLQCGREGYKICPNPNAFLFWDYFHPTENTCKLISKALWGGKNSRIRPVNLKILASTP encoded by the exons ATGGAGAAGCTATTTCTCATACTTCTCCTCCTCTCATCTTGTTCTTTGTCGGTCTCCTCCGCCAATGTATCTGCAATTTTCATATTTGGAGACTCCATCTTTGATGCTGGGAACAACCACTTCAACAAGAACTGCTCCGCTCAGGCCGATTTTCCACCTTATGGATCAAGTTTTTTCCACCGTCCCACCGGGAGGTTCACTAATGGCAGAACAATAGCTGACTTCATTT CACAATTTCTGGGGATCGAGTTCCAAAAGCCCTTCCTCGAGGCACAACTTGCAGTTGTGAATGGGAGCAGGAAGGACTATCCATCGAATGGCATCAACTTTGCAAGTGCTGGCAGCGGTGTTTTGCAGGCAACAAACCCGGACTGG GGAGTGATATCAATCCAGCAGCAGCTGCGACAATTTCAAGCACTGGTACAGCAAAATCAGATTGACAAAGAACTGGTCCAGAACTCCTTGTTCCTTGTGGAATCAGGATCCAATGACATTTTCAACTATTTCCTCCCTTATGACACCCCAACTCTTGATCCTGGTGCCTTCGTGCAAGCCATGTTAACTGAAGTTGGGGATTTGATCGACCAAATTTACAAGCTTGGTGCTCGCCGGATTGCTCTATTCTCACTAGGCCCTGTTGGGTGTATTCCAGCAAGGGCCCTCTTGCCAGGTGCACCGGTTGATAAATGTTTTGGAAAGATGAATCTGATGGTCAAGAAATATAACAAGGGATTGGAGAGCTTGGTCAACGATATGCCCATTAAATACCCTGGTGCAGTAGGTGTCTTTGGTGCTGTTTATGATATTGTTCAGAGATTTCGAGCTATTCCAGCACAATATC GCTTCTCTGATGTAACTAATGCATGCTGTGGTGATGGAACTCTTGGAGGATTGCTACAATGTGGCAGGGAAGGCTACAAGATATGTCCAAATCCTAATGCGTTCTTGTTCTGGGATTATTTTCATCCAACCGAAAATACTTGCAAGCTCATCTCCAAGGCACTGTGGGGTGGAAAAAACTCAAGAATCAGGCCAGTCAATTTGAAGATTCTAGCCAGCACACCTTGA
- the LOC118039870 gene encoding uncharacterized protein — translation MGNYISCTLATPLIKSSKAARVVFPAGEVRQFREPVKAAELMLECPNFFLANSQSLHIGRRFSALSADEELEFGNVYLMFPMKRVFSTVTAADMAVFFMAANSAARRISGGNNKTRVLPESGGDQNARESPEGSENGAARLSLEEVEGFPVPEYKYRLSSCRSRKPMLETINEEPVRLR, via the coding sequence ATGGGCAACTATATTTCATGCACTTTAGCGACGCCTTTGATCAAGAGCTCCAAGGCTGCAAGGGTTGTTTTCCCAGCGGGTGAAGTTAGGCAGTTCAGGGAGCCCGTGAAAGCAGCAGAGCTCATGTTAGAGTGCCCAAACTTCTTCCTAGCAAACTCACAATCTCTTCACATTGGCAGGAGGTTCTCTGCCCTTAGCGCTGATGAGGAGCTGGAATTTGGCAACGTTTACCTTATGTTTCCAATGAAAAGAGTTTTTTCTACTGTCACCGCTGCTGACATGGCTGTTTTCTTCATGGCTGCAAATTCTGCTGCTAGGAGAATATCTGGAGGAAATAATAAAACTAGGGTCTTGCCGGAATCCGGTGGTGATCAGAACGCTCGAGAAAGCCCAGAGGGAAGTGAAAATGGAGCGGCAAGATTGAGTCTGGAAGAAGTTGAGGGGTTTCCGGTGCCAGAATACAAGTATAGGCTATCTAGTTGTAGATCAAGGAAGCCTATGTTAGAAACTATAAATGAAGAACCAGTTCGTTTAAGATGA
- the LOC118039868 gene encoding sulfhydryl oxidase 2 isoform X2, whose amino-acid sequence MSMSKASVILIVIVLLLISSKEAASIQSGSRSILRAVSSENKAQVDYAVDLNSTNFDAVLRDTPAAHAIVEFFAHWCPACRNYKPHYEKVARLFNGPDAVHPGIALMTRVDCALKINNKLCDKFSVSHYPMLFWGPPSKFASGGWEPKEEKSEIHFIDDGRTAERLLNWINKQLGSSYGLDDEKFENEHLPSNISDLGQIARAVYDVEEATFFAFEIILEHKMIKPHTRASLIKFLQLLVAHHPSKRCRKGSAEVLVNFDDLCPPDMWSPDKQEAVSDEKGMLGNFQICGKEVPRGYWMFCRGSKNDTRGFSCGLWVVLHSLSVRIEDGESQFAFTTVCDFINNFFICEECRQHFYQMCSSVTAPFNTSRDFALWLWSTHNKVNERLMMEEASVGTGDPKFPKIIWPPKQLCSSCHRSSNHRENGVGQVDWNLNEVYKFLTGYYGETLASLYKEKDRLGDEVTDGAIADLVASTNAVVVPVGAALAIALASCAFGALACYWRSQQKNRKPRRSWN is encoded by the exons ATGTCTATGTCTAAAGCATCAGTGATTTTGATCGTGATCGTGCTCTTGCTAATTAGCTCCAAGGAAGCGGCGTCGATTCAGTCGGGATCGCGTTCGATCCTCCGAGCTGTAAGCAGCGAAAACAAAGCGCAGGTTGATTACGCTGTTGATTTGAATAGCACGAATTTCGATGCTGTTCTTCGTGACACTCCCGCTGCTCACGCCATTGTCGAGTTCTTTGCTCACTG GTGCCCTGCTTGCAGAAATTATAAG CCCCATTATGAAAAGGTTGCAAGGCTTTTCAATGGGCCTGACGCTGTGCATCCTGGTATTGCATTGATGACAAGGGTGGATTGTGCGTTGAAG ATAAATAATAAACTCTGTGATAAATTTTCCGTGAGTCATTATCCTATGTTGTTTTGGGGCCCACCTTCTAAATTTGCATCTGGTGGTTGGGAGCCTAAAGAAGAGAAGAGTGAAATACATTTCATTGATGATGGACGGACAGCTGAAAGATTGCTCAATTGGATCAATAAGCAATTGGGCAG TTCATATGGCTTGGATGATGAGAAATTTGAAAATGAGCATCTTCCTTCAAACATATCAGACCTTGGACAG ATTGCACGTGCTGTGTATGATGTTGAGGAGGCTACATTCTTTGCCTTTGAAATCATACTAGAACACAAG ATGATCAAACCACACACCCGGGCTTCACTTATTAAATTTCTTCAACTTTTAGTGGCCCATCATCCTTCAAAGAG GTGCCGAAAGGGAAGTGCAGAAGTGCTTGTGAATTTTGATGACTTGTGCCCACCAGATATGTGGTCACCTGACAAACAGGAAGCTGTCAGTGATGAGAAGGGGATGCTGGGGAATTTCCAGATTTGTGGGAAAGAAGTTCCTCGAGGTTATTGG ATGTTTTGCCGTGGCAGCAAGAATGATACCAGGGGCTTTAG CTGTGGTTTATGGGTTGTACTGCATTCACTCTCTGTGAGGATTGAGGATGGAGAGAGCCAGTTTGCATTCACTACAGTGTGTGATTTTATCAACAACTTCTTTATATGCGAGGAGTGTCGTCaacatttttatcaaatgtgTTCAAG TGTCACTGCCCCTTTCAATACATCCCGTGACTTTGCCCTTTGGTTGTGGAGTACCCATAATAAAGTCAATGAGAGATTAATGATGGAAGAAGCTTCTGTAGGAACTGGTGACCCCAAGTTCCCAAAGATTATTTGGCCTCCAAAACAGCTCTGCTCTTCATGTCATCGCTCTAGTAACCATAGAGAGAATGGAGTTGGTCAAGTAGATTGGAACTTGAATGAAGTATACAAGTTCTTGACTGGTTATTATGGCGAAACTCTTGCATCTTTGTACAAGGAAAAGGATCGTCTTGGGGATGAAGTGACTGATGGGGCTATTGCAGATTTAGTGGCCTCAACGAATGCAGTGGTGGTGCCTGTGGGGGCTGCATTAGCAATAGCGCTTGCTAGCTGTGCATTTGGAGCGCTTGCTTGCTACTGGCGTTCTCAGCAAAAAAACCGAAA GCCAAGGAGAAGCTGGAACTAA
- the LOC118039868 gene encoding sulfhydryl oxidase 2 isoform X1, with protein MSMSKASVILIVIVLLLISSKEAASIQSGSRSILRAVSSENKAQVDYAVDLNSTNFDAVLRDTPAAHAIVEFFAHWCPACRNYKPHYEKVARLFNGPDAVHPGIALMTRVDCALKINNKLCDKFSVSHYPMLFWGPPSKFASGGWEPKEEKSEIHFIDDGRTAERLLNWINKQLGSSYGLDDEKFENEHLPSNISDLGQIARAVYDVEEATFFAFEIILEHKMIKPHTRASLIKFLQLLVAHHPSKRCRKGSAEVLVNFDDLCPPDMWSPDKQEAVSDEKGMLGNFQICGKEVPRGYWMFCRGSKNDTRGFSCGLWVVLHSLSVRIEDGESQFAFTTVCDFINNFFICEECRQHFYQMCSSVTAPFNTSRDFALWLWSTHNKVNERLMMEEASVGTGDPKFPKIIWPPKQLCSSCHRSSNHRENGVGQVDWNLNEVYKFLTGYYGETLASLYKEKDRLGDEVTDGAIADLVASTNAVVVPVGAALAIALASCAFGALACYWRSQQKNRKYYHQLHSLKNI; from the exons ATGTCTATGTCTAAAGCATCAGTGATTTTGATCGTGATCGTGCTCTTGCTAATTAGCTCCAAGGAAGCGGCGTCGATTCAGTCGGGATCGCGTTCGATCCTCCGAGCTGTAAGCAGCGAAAACAAAGCGCAGGTTGATTACGCTGTTGATTTGAATAGCACGAATTTCGATGCTGTTCTTCGTGACACTCCCGCTGCTCACGCCATTGTCGAGTTCTTTGCTCACTG GTGCCCTGCTTGCAGAAATTATAAG CCCCATTATGAAAAGGTTGCAAGGCTTTTCAATGGGCCTGACGCTGTGCATCCTGGTATTGCATTGATGACAAGGGTGGATTGTGCGTTGAAG ATAAATAATAAACTCTGTGATAAATTTTCCGTGAGTCATTATCCTATGTTGTTTTGGGGCCCACCTTCTAAATTTGCATCTGGTGGTTGGGAGCCTAAAGAAGAGAAGAGTGAAATACATTTCATTGATGATGGACGGACAGCTGAAAGATTGCTCAATTGGATCAATAAGCAATTGGGCAG TTCATATGGCTTGGATGATGAGAAATTTGAAAATGAGCATCTTCCTTCAAACATATCAGACCTTGGACAG ATTGCACGTGCTGTGTATGATGTTGAGGAGGCTACATTCTTTGCCTTTGAAATCATACTAGAACACAAG ATGATCAAACCACACACCCGGGCTTCACTTATTAAATTTCTTCAACTTTTAGTGGCCCATCATCCTTCAAAGAG GTGCCGAAAGGGAAGTGCAGAAGTGCTTGTGAATTTTGATGACTTGTGCCCACCAGATATGTGGTCACCTGACAAACAGGAAGCTGTCAGTGATGAGAAGGGGATGCTGGGGAATTTCCAGATTTGTGGGAAAGAAGTTCCTCGAGGTTATTGG ATGTTTTGCCGTGGCAGCAAGAATGATACCAGGGGCTTTAG CTGTGGTTTATGGGTTGTACTGCATTCACTCTCTGTGAGGATTGAGGATGGAGAGAGCCAGTTTGCATTCACTACAGTGTGTGATTTTATCAACAACTTCTTTATATGCGAGGAGTGTCGTCaacatttttatcaaatgtgTTCAAG TGTCACTGCCCCTTTCAATACATCCCGTGACTTTGCCCTTTGGTTGTGGAGTACCCATAATAAAGTCAATGAGAGATTAATGATGGAAGAAGCTTCTGTAGGAACTGGTGACCCCAAGTTCCCAAAGATTATTTGGCCTCCAAAACAGCTCTGCTCTTCATGTCATCGCTCTAGTAACCATAGAGAGAATGGAGTTGGTCAAGTAGATTGGAACTTGAATGAAGTATACAAGTTCTTGACTGGTTATTATGGCGAAACTCTTGCATCTTTGTACAAGGAAAAGGATCGTCTTGGGGATGAAGTGACTGATGGGGCTATTGCAGATTTAGTGGCCTCAACGAATGCAGTGGTGGTGCCTGTGGGGGCTGCATTAGCAATAGCGCTTGCTAGCTGTGCATTTGGAGCGCTTGCTTGCTACTGGCGTTCTCAGCAAAAAAACCGAAAGTATTACCACCAACTACACTCTTTAAAGAACATTTGA
- the LOC118039869 gene encoding uncharacterized protein isoform X1 → MGDHFVLLVNRLLTESTLEAAIESRNLSMQATASTVDDTKIDKSFQKVDFGDTSTPRKLVECRICQDEDDDSNMETPCSCCGSLKYVHRRCVQRWCNEKGNTICEICHQEFKPGYTAPPPLFQIGFPVNFRGNWETSRRELNGPHFIAVVSTERNFLNNDYDEYSASTTRNAIYCRLIAVVFMVLLILRHSLPLVLNGTYNISFPVFMLLFLRTAGIILSIFVMLKAVTALQRCCLHQEPPNSSFYSYDEDAELPTLQPRPHIINVH, encoded by the exons ATGGGGGATCATTTTGTGTTGCTTGTGAATCGGCTGTTAACTGAATCCACATTAGAAGCTGCAATTGAGAGCAGAAACCTGTCGATGCAAGCCACAGCATCAACAGTTGATGACactaaaattgataaatctttCCAGAAAGTGGATTTTGGTGATACATCGACTCCAAGGAAATTGGTGGAGTGCAGGATATGCCAGGATGAGGATGATGATTCCAATATGGAGACACCATGTTCTTGTTGTGGCAGCTTGAAG TATGTTCATCGCAGGTGCGTACAGAGGTGGTGTAATGAGAAGGGTAACACTATATGTGAGATATGCCACCAG GAGTTCAAGCCTGGTTATACAGCACCACCTCCCTTGTTCCAAATTGGGTTTCCAGTGAACTTCAG GGGAAATTGGGAGACTTCCAGAAGGGAGTTAAATGGTCCTCACTTCATAGCAGTGGTCTCAACTGAACGTAACTTTTTGAACAATGACTATGATGAGTATTCAGCTTCAACTACAAGAAATGCAATCTACTGTCGGTTAATTGCTGTAGTT TTCATGGTTCTTTTAATTCTAAGGCATTCTCTCCCTCTTGTTCTTAATGGAACCTACAATATCTCATTCCCGGTATTTATG tTGTTATTTCTACGAACTGCTGGGATTATTCTTTCAATCTTTGTCATGTTAAAAGCAGTGACTGCTCTCCAGCGTTGCTGCCTCCATCAG GAGCCTccaaattcatcattttattcATATGATGAAGATGCTGAGCTTCCAACCCTGCAGCCTCGGCCACATATAATAAATGTTCATTAG
- the LOC118039869 gene encoding uncharacterized protein isoform X2 translates to MGDHFVLLVNRLLTESTLEAAIESRNLSMQATASTVDDTKIDKSFQKVDFGDTSTPRKLVECRICQDEDDDSNMETPCSCCGSLKYVHRRCVQRWCNEKGNTICEICHQEFKPGYTAPPPLFQIGFPVNFRGNWETSRRELNGPHFIAVVSTERNFLNNDYDEYSASTTRNAIYCRLIAVVFMVLLILRHSLPLVLNGTYNISFPLLFLRTAGIILSIFVMLKAVTALQRCCLHQEPPNSSFYSYDEDAELPTLQPRPHIINVH, encoded by the exons ATGGGGGATCATTTTGTGTTGCTTGTGAATCGGCTGTTAACTGAATCCACATTAGAAGCTGCAATTGAGAGCAGAAACCTGTCGATGCAAGCCACAGCATCAACAGTTGATGACactaaaattgataaatctttCCAGAAAGTGGATTTTGGTGATACATCGACTCCAAGGAAATTGGTGGAGTGCAGGATATGCCAGGATGAGGATGATGATTCCAATATGGAGACACCATGTTCTTGTTGTGGCAGCTTGAAG TATGTTCATCGCAGGTGCGTACAGAGGTGGTGTAATGAGAAGGGTAACACTATATGTGAGATATGCCACCAG GAGTTCAAGCCTGGTTATACAGCACCACCTCCCTTGTTCCAAATTGGGTTTCCAGTGAACTTCAG GGGAAATTGGGAGACTTCCAGAAGGGAGTTAAATGGTCCTCACTTCATAGCAGTGGTCTCAACTGAACGTAACTTTTTGAACAATGACTATGATGAGTATTCAGCTTCAACTACAAGAAATGCAATCTACTGTCGGTTAATTGCTGTAGTT TTCATGGTTCTTTTAATTCTAAGGCATTCTCTCCCTCTTGTTCTTAATGGAACCTACAATATCTCATTCCCG tTGTTATTTCTACGAACTGCTGGGATTATTCTTTCAATCTTTGTCATGTTAAAAGCAGTGACTGCTCTCCAGCGTTGCTGCCTCCATCAG GAGCCTccaaattcatcattttattcATATGATGAAGATGCTGAGCTTCCAACCCTGCAGCCTCGGCCACATATAATAAATGTTCATTAG